One region of Skermanella mucosa genomic DNA includes:
- a CDS encoding SDR family oxidoreductase — protein MVHDNPHPLHGQAALVTGGSSGIGAATAYALGAAGAAVGVNYRSHPEGAQRIVENIRESGSKAIPLEADVSNETEVQAMPDAFIGEFGRIDILVANSGIQQDAPFSDMTLDQWQRVINVNLTGQFLCAREAVRRFLKQGVAPSVSRARGKIICLYSVHEVVLWAGHINYAASKGGIMLMMKSLAQEVAEHGIRVNGNAPGAIKTSINREAWSTSAAERKLLELIPYGRVGEPEDVAKAAVWLASDASDYVVGTTIFVDGGMALYPGFRENG, from the coding sequence ATGGTTCATGATAATCCTCATCCGTTACATGGCCAAGCGGCTCTGGTAACCGGTGGCAGCTCAGGCATCGGAGCTGCTACCGCCTATGCCTTAGGGGCCGCCGGAGCGGCAGTTGGTGTCAATTACCGCTCCCATCCTGAAGGAGCACAGCGGATTGTCGAGAACATCCGAGAGAGTGGTAGTAAAGCGATCCCACTTGAAGCTGATGTTTCGAATGAGACCGAGGTCCAAGCCATGCCCGATGCTTTCATCGGTGAGTTCGGCCGAATTGATATCTTGGTAGCGAACTCTGGGATTCAACAGGACGCGCCCTTTAGCGATATGACCTTAGATCAGTGGCAGCGTGTCATCAACGTGAACCTTACAGGCCAGTTCCTGTGCGCCCGCGAGGCAGTCCGGCGGTTCCTGAAGCAGGGAGTTGCCCCGTCGGTCTCACGAGCACGGGGTAAAATTATCTGTTTGTACTCTGTCCATGAAGTTGTTCTTTGGGCTGGGCACATCAACTACGCGGCATCAAAGGGTGGCATCATGCTAATGATGAAAAGCCTCGCCCAGGAGGTAGCCGAGCATGGCATCCGGGTAAACGGCAATGCGCCGGGAGCCATCAAGACGTCAATCAACAGGGAGGCCTGGAGTACATCTGCGGCTGAACGCAAGCTGCTTGAGCTGATCCCTTACGGGCGGGTCGGCGAGCCGGAAGACGTTGCGAAAGCCGCGGTCTGGCTAGCGTCGGATGCATCGGACTATGTGGTTGGAACCACAATATTCGTCGACGGGGGCATGGCCCTCTATCCGGGGTTCCGGGAGAACGGTTGA
- a CDS encoding SPW repeat domain-containing protein yields the protein MPENKDVIVLTGASGFIGSGVIKRLAEQYTLVALDRPGPPDPPAPAHAVDFDLSSDEKVIVALEEVRRRFGTHIASVLHFAAYYDVSGEPNALYDKITVQGTRRLIDSFQDFDVEQFVLASTMLVHKPTNRPDKLINESSPVEPSWSYPESKVRTERLLHERHGQIPVVMLRVAGVYDDLGHSPFIAEQVARIYEHRLIAHLYPGMLCAGQSFVHIDDLSDAIARLVERRRDLPPELPLLIGESDAVGYAEVQNIIGEAMHGENWMTVRVPQGLAKVGTWLQDEVIGSDDFIKPWMVEQANDHYVLDTSRARELLGWEPKHRLRDTLPRIVAALQRDPVAWYKANKLNPALVAWHGQRPARETPKESTDHGAAASALAHDDDSADHAAMGHTEQGDAHSGNDPMTGMGGHDHMAMMEQDARRTRWAHFANVGLGLWLAASPLVYDAVSSETVGAAVHAVTEERGLPSVEWRAGALMASDIVSGLLIALFGTLSLSKRTAWFAQWAVTFIGIWLLFAPLLFWSPSAAQYQNNLLVGSLVIAFSVLVPMMPGMSMAGMMDPKVVPPGWTYCPSTGAQRLPIAALGLIGLLISRMLTAYQLGHVDYAWEPVFAGNPLDPKNGTEEIITSAVSKAWPIPDAGLGAVSYILEILMAVMGTRDRWRTMPWMVTFFGILVIPLGVVSIYFIIIQPIVIGTWSTPALLAAAAMLVMIPFALDEVIAMGQFLYWAHCRGKPLVRTFFQGDAVDGGQEDTSDTLSSPRAIWMDTIRGVTLPWTLSVSMAIGAFLMLTRPIFGTSGQMANSDHIVGALIITVAIIATAEVARPLRFINVLFGVWLVVAPWLLDGASNLAAIASVILGLALMGLSLPRGRRSNEHYASWDRYII from the coding sequence ATGCCGGAGAATAAGGATGTCATTGTTCTAACAGGTGCAAGTGGCTTCATCGGCAGCGGCGTCATCAAAAGACTGGCTGAGCAGTATACGCTTGTTGCTCTTGACCGTCCCGGTCCGCCTGACCCGCCGGCGCCAGCCCACGCCGTTGACTTTGATTTGAGCTCAGACGAAAAGGTGATAGTTGCCTTAGAGGAGGTTCGCCGCCGCTTTGGGACACATATCGCCTCCGTCCTGCACTTCGCCGCCTACTATGATGTTTCAGGCGAACCGAACGCGCTCTACGACAAGATTACCGTCCAGGGCACACGTCGGCTGATAGACAGCTTTCAAGACTTTGACGTCGAGCAGTTCGTCTTGGCGAGCACGATGCTGGTCCATAAGCCTACCAATCGGCCAGACAAGCTCATCAACGAGAGTTCGCCTGTCGAACCGTCCTGGTCTTACCCCGAGTCGAAGGTGCGCACAGAGCGCCTGCTGCACGAACGGCACGGACAAATCCCGGTGGTTATGCTCCGAGTCGCTGGCGTCTATGACGATCTTGGCCACTCTCCCTTTATCGCTGAGCAGGTAGCACGGATTTATGAGCACCGGCTCATCGCCCACCTTTACCCCGGGATGCTTTGTGCCGGTCAGTCCTTCGTCCACATCGACGACCTGAGTGACGCTATCGCCCGCCTGGTCGAGCGCCGTCGCGATCTCCCGCCTGAACTCCCGCTCCTCATCGGCGAGTCAGATGCGGTGGGGTATGCGGAAGTGCAGAACATCATCGGTGAAGCCATGCATGGTGAGAACTGGATGACGGTGCGTGTTCCTCAGGGTCTTGCCAAAGTGGGTACATGGCTTCAGGATGAGGTAATCGGCTCAGACGATTTCATCAAGCCTTGGATGGTCGAGCAGGCAAACGACCATTATGTGCTGGACACTTCACGGGCGCGCGAACTCCTTGGCTGGGAACCGAAACACAGGTTGCGCGATACACTCCCCCGGATCGTGGCGGCGCTCCAGCGGGACCCTGTCGCTTGGTACAAAGCAAACAAGCTGAATCCCGCTCTCGTCGCTTGGCATGGACAGCGGCCAGCACGCGAAACTCCGAAAGAAAGCACGGACCACGGCGCAGCCGCCAGTGCCTTGGCTCATGACGACGATAGTGCCGACCATGCCGCGATGGGTCACACAGAACAAGGTGATGCCCATTCCGGAAATGACCCAATGACCGGTATGGGTGGTCATGATCACATGGCCATGATGGAGCAGGACGCCCGGCGCACCCGTTGGGCACATTTCGCCAACGTCGGCTTAGGCTTGTGGCTCGCAGCCAGTCCGCTGGTCTATGACGCGGTTTCGAGCGAGACAGTAGGCGCTGCGGTCCACGCTGTGACTGAAGAGCGCGGGCTGCCCTCAGTCGAATGGCGAGCGGGCGCCCTCATGGCGAGCGACATTGTCAGCGGGCTGTTAATCGCCTTGTTCGGCACTCTTTCGCTTTCCAAACGAACAGCCTGGTTCGCGCAGTGGGCGGTCACCTTCATTGGAATCTGGCTCTTGTTCGCTCCGCTTCTATTTTGGAGCCCGAGCGCAGCGCAATACCAAAACAACCTTCTCGTCGGCTCGCTCGTGATCGCCTTCTCTGTACTTGTACCCATGATGCCAGGCATGAGCATGGCTGGCATGATGGACCCGAAGGTGGTGCCACCCGGCTGGACCTACTGTCCATCGACCGGCGCGCAGCGGCTACCAATTGCCGCTCTGGGCCTTATTGGCCTTCTTATCTCGCGCATGCTTACCGCTTACCAGCTCGGGCACGTTGATTACGCCTGGGAGCCGGTCTTCGCGGGCAATCCCCTCGACCCGAAGAACGGTACGGAGGAGATTATTACCTCGGCCGTCTCGAAGGCTTGGCCCATCCCGGATGCGGGTTTGGGTGCCGTGAGTTACATACTCGAGATCCTTATGGCAGTCATGGGCACCCGCGACCGTTGGCGTACAATGCCGTGGATGGTGACCTTCTTCGGCATCCTTGTGATCCCGCTTGGGGTAGTGAGCATTTATTTCATCATCATCCAGCCGATTGTGATCGGCACTTGGAGCACGCCCGCATTGCTCGCAGCAGCCGCAATGCTCGTCATGATCCCCTTCGCCCTGGACGAGGTAATCGCGATGGGACAGTTTCTGTACTGGGCTCATTGCCGGGGCAAGCCGCTGGTCCGGACCTTCTTTCAGGGCGACGCGGTTGACGGCGGCCAGGAGGACACCTCCGATACACTCTCAAGCCCCCGTGCGATTTGGATGGATACGATACGCGGTGTCACATTGCCCTGGACGCTCAGCGTTTCAATGGCCATTGGCGCGTTTCTCATGTTGACCCGGCCTATCTTCGGAACGTCGGGCCAGATGGCCAACAGCGACCATATCGTCGGCGCGCTGATTATCACCGTGGCGATCATTGCGACGGCAGAGGTGGCTCGCCCGCTTCGGTTCATCAACGTTCTGTTCGGCGTGTGGCTCGTCGTTGCGCCTTGGCTTCTTGACGGTGCCTCAAATCTAGCTGCCATAGCGAGCGTCATTTTGGGGTTGGCGCTTATGGGCCTGAGTCTGCCGCGTGGGCGACGTAGCAACGAGCACTATGCAAGCTGGGACCGGTACATCATTTGA
- a CDS encoding helix-turn-helix domain-containing protein, giving the protein MDIRLLVGQNLRRLRQARGWSQEDLALTAGVDRTYVSGVERGVRNPTVMVLCQFGAALGVEAAVLILEEGRCIVDRKQ; this is encoded by the coding sequence ATGGACATACGTTTGTTGGTAGGACAAAATTTACGTCGGCTGCGCCAAGCTAGAGGGTGGTCACAGGAGGATCTTGCTCTCACCGCCGGCGTGGACCGGACTTATGTCAGTGGCGTAGAACGTGGAGTGCGCAATCCAACGGTAATGGTGCTCTGCCAGTTCGGTGCTGCGCTTGGCGTTGAAGCTGCTGTTTTGATCCTCGAAGAAGGTCGGTGTATTGTTGACAGGAAACAGTAA
- a CDS encoding IS66 family transposase produces MEREITGRPAEERRRMRQERRRGLVEAFQTWCEDRLRCIPGKGGLSTAMCYFLKRVEAFSLFIEDGRVAIGPLGNAKRYNNPAERAVRPISTNCSL; encoded by the coding sequence ATCGAGCGCGAGATTACCGGGCGACCGGCGGAGGAGCGCCGCCGAATGCGGCAAGAGCGGAGACGAGGTCTCGTCGAAGCCTTCCAGACATGGTGCGAGGACCGGCTCCGGTGCATTCCCGGCAAAGGCGGCCTGTCAACCGCAATGTGCTACTTCCTCAAGCGCGTCGAGGCATTCTCCCTGTTCATCGAGGACGGGCGCGTGGCGATCGGGCCCTTGGGCAACGCGAAGCGGTACAACAACCCGGCCGAGCGGGCGGTCCGGCCGATCTCGACGAATTGTTCATTATGA
- a CDS encoding protein-disulfide reductase DsbD family protein — protein sequence MRNRMTAGLGIRSVAAVLATAAAWFGSPAAATIGEWSSHDTLQARLVSPVEAVGDRETIPVGLHLMLADGWKTYWRSPGDAGAPPTVDWSASANVAGVDWRWPAPHRFTLFGLETFGYDREVVFPLDIRVERQGEPVVLRGRADVLVCSTVCIPVSLEIALDLPSGPAAADAEAANLVARFEAQVPDDGVRSGLEVEAASVETGKPGALAVRIASSRPMVEPDVLVEGGDWTFGKPEISFAPDGRGATARLPVTSGPDLVTMPGRTFVVTVTDGPRAAEARVTVAASKTGGTGIGDLTPILLLALLGGLVLNLMPCVLPVLSLKLLSVIDRRDTGRRRVRLGFLTTAAGVMTSMLLLAGMLIGLKLAGSAVGWGVQFQQPLFLVAMAAVLVAFSASLAGGLDIPLPSRLATVLGRAGGSGHAGDFATGAFATLLATPCSAPFVGTAVGFALARGPVEILTIFAALGVGLASPYLLVAAFPRLVSLMPRPGRWMAMLRRVLAVALLGTAAWLLAVLAAQTSWQAAFVIAGTLAVLGAALILRNRLGFPATLGLVAVSLSAAVASPALLSEPAETTGTAAAWAPFDQVEIGRLVAQGRTVFVDVTADWCITCQANKSLVIDRGKVADALAAPGVVPMRADWTRPDPRISDYLARNDRYGIPFNAVYGPGAPSGIILPELLSTETVLDALGRARDASTLNSQNTKGGFEVNASDDAPRAR from the coding sequence ATGAGAAACAGGATGACGGCGGGCCTGGGCATCCGGAGCGTCGCGGCAGTGCTCGCCACGGCAGCTGCGTGGTTCGGCAGTCCTGCCGCCGCCACGATCGGTGAGTGGTCGAGCCACGACACCCTGCAGGCCCGGCTAGTCTCGCCCGTGGAGGCTGTCGGCGATCGGGAAACCATTCCGGTGGGCCTGCACCTGATGCTCGCGGACGGCTGGAAAACCTATTGGCGTTCGCCCGGCGATGCCGGCGCGCCACCGACGGTGGACTGGTCGGCCTCCGCGAACGTCGCCGGGGTGGACTGGCGATGGCCCGCGCCGCACCGCTTCACCCTGTTCGGACTGGAAACCTTCGGTTATGACCGTGAGGTCGTCTTCCCGCTCGACATCCGGGTCGAACGTCAGGGTGAGCCGGTAGTCCTGCGCGGCCGAGCAGACGTGCTGGTGTGCAGCACCGTCTGCATCCCGGTCTCCCTGGAGATCGCACTCGACCTGCCATCCGGGCCGGCTGCGGCCGACGCCGAAGCCGCCAACCTGGTCGCCCGCTTCGAAGCGCAGGTGCCCGACGACGGCGTACGCTCAGGCCTGGAGGTCGAGGCAGCTTCGGTCGAGACCGGCAAGCCGGGGGCCCTGGCGGTTCGCATCGCCTCCAGCAGGCCGATGGTCGAACCCGACGTGCTGGTCGAGGGCGGTGACTGGACGTTCGGCAAGCCGGAGATCTCATTCGCACCGGATGGCCGCGGGGCCACGGCCAGACTGCCGGTCACGTCCGGTCCGGATCTGGTGACCATGCCTGGCAGGACGTTTGTGGTCACCGTGACGGACGGCCCAAGGGCCGCAGAAGCCCGGGTCACGGTCGCCGCATCAAAGACCGGCGGCACGGGTATCGGTGACCTGACCCCAATCCTTCTCCTGGCGCTGCTCGGCGGGCTTGTACTGAACCTGATGCCATGCGTGCTGCCGGTGCTCAGTCTGAAGCTGCTGTCGGTGATCGACCGGCGCGACACCGGGCGTCGTCGCGTGCGGCTGGGCTTCCTGACGACGGCCGCGGGGGTCATGACCTCCATGCTCCTGCTGGCGGGCATGCTCATCGGCCTGAAACTCGCGGGATCCGCCGTCGGTTGGGGCGTGCAGTTCCAGCAGCCGCTGTTCCTGGTGGCCATGGCCGCCGTGCTGGTCGCCTTCTCCGCCAGTCTTGCGGGTGGTCTCGACATTCCCCTGCCGTCCCGTCTCGCCACGGTCCTGGGGCGCGCGGGCGGGAGCGGACATGCCGGCGACTTCGCAACCGGGGCCTTCGCGACCCTGCTGGCGACGCCGTGTTCGGCCCCGTTCGTCGGCACGGCCGTTGGCTTCGCGCTGGCGCGCGGTCCGGTCGAGATCCTGACCATCTTCGCCGCACTGGGCGTCGGCCTGGCATCGCCCTACCTGCTGGTTGCAGCCTTTCCACGGCTGGTCAGCCTCATGCCCCGGCCCGGCCGGTGGATGGCCATGCTTCGCCGGGTGTTGGCCGTAGCACTCCTCGGGACCGCGGCATGGTTGCTGGCGGTGCTGGCGGCCCAGACCTCCTGGCAAGCCGCCTTCGTCATCGCGGGCACCCTGGCCGTGCTCGGCGCGGCACTGATCCTCCGGAACCGCCTCGGCTTCCCGGCGACGCTGGGGCTGGTGGCGGTGTCGCTGTCCGCCGCGGTGGCGTCCCCGGCGTTGCTGAGCGAACCCGCGGAAACGACCGGGACGGCGGCGGCATGGGCGCCGTTCGACCAGGTCGAGATCGGCCGGCTGGTCGCGCAGGGGAGGACGGTGTTCGTGGATGTGACGGCTGACTGGTGCATCACCTGCCAGGCGAACAAGTCGCTGGTCATCGACCGGGGCAAGGTCGCGGACGCGCTGGCGGCACCGGGCGTGGTCCCCATGCGGGCCGACTGGACGCGTCCCGACCCGCGGATCTCGGACTACCTGGCCCGGAACGATCGCTACGGCATCCCGTTCAACGCCGTCTACGGCCCCGGCGCGCCGAGCGGGATCATCCTGCCGGAACTCCTGTCAACAGAGACCGTCCTGGACGCGCTTGGGCGAGCACGGGACGCTTCCACCCTGAATTCACAGAACACTAAGGGCGGCTTTGAGGTGAACGCTTCCGACGATGCGCCACGAGCGCGCTGA
- a CDS encoding DsbA family protein encodes MPLNRTLRAAVLAASCLFSGAAIAQTPTVPQTATAPRALGSPDAPVEVIEYASLTCHHCATFHNEVLAQVKKELIDTGKVRLVYRDFPLDRIALEAAILARCVAPERYFPVLSVLFSKQEDWSHGKDPVEALARIGALAGLSRPAYDACRADKALQDSIVQSRLEGEQKHGVESTPSFVIDGKTYKGVLPIDEFKKAVEPLLPKP; translated from the coding sequence ATGCCCCTGAACCGAACCCTTCGCGCCGCCGTCCTGGCGGCCTCGTGCCTGTTCTCCGGTGCCGCCATCGCCCAAACGCCGACTGTCCCGCAGACCGCCACAGCCCCCCGCGCATTGGGGAGCCCGGATGCTCCGGTCGAGGTGATCGAGTATGCCTCGCTGACCTGCCATCATTGCGCGACTTTCCACAACGAGGTCCTGGCGCAGGTGAAGAAGGAGCTGATCGACACCGGTAAGGTCCGCCTCGTCTACCGCGACTTCCCCCTGGACCGCATAGCCCTGGAAGCGGCGATCCTGGCACGGTGCGTAGCACCCGAGCGTTACTTCCCGGTCCTCTCGGTCCTGTTCTCGAAACAGGAGGACTGGTCCCACGGGAAGGACCCGGTCGAGGCTCTGGCGCGTATCGGCGCACTGGCCGGCCTGTCACGCCCTGCCTACGATGCCTGCCGGGCCGACAAGGCGCTTCAGGACTCCATCGTCCAGTCCCGCCTCGAGGGCGAGCAGAAGCACGGGGTAGAATCGACCCCCTCCTTCGTGATCGATGGCAAGACCTACAAGGGCGTGCTCCCGATTGATGAGTTCAAGAAGGCTGTCGAACCGTTGCTGCCGAAGCCCTGA
- a CDS encoding SCO family protein, translated as MANLRNLRFFLWALVGMVVISAALLTWLVSRDVPLREGLVEPGRPMAEGADWRLLDETGSAFTPDDLRAKPTLVVFGFTHCPDVCPTSLSYVASTLQALGPQAEAVRPLFVTVDPERDTADVMAEYTDLFDPRIIGVTGAPDQVAAALKSLGAYSRKVPQDDGGYTMDHTATMLLLDDEGRPRSTLDIHEKPEVAAGKLRLLLEDS; from the coding sequence ATGGCCAATCTGAGGAATCTCCGCTTCTTCCTGTGGGCGCTCGTCGGCATGGTCGTTATCTCGGCCGCCTTGCTGACCTGGCTGGTATCGCGCGACGTACCATTGCGCGAGGGTCTGGTCGAACCTGGTCGTCCGATGGCCGAGGGAGCTGACTGGCGGCTCCTGGACGAGACGGGCAGCGCCTTCACGCCCGATGACCTGCGGGCCAAGCCAACGCTGGTGGTGTTCGGTTTCACCCACTGTCCCGACGTCTGCCCGACCTCGCTGTCCTACGTGGCGAGCACGCTCCAGGCACTCGGCCCGCAGGCTGAAGCCGTACGACCCTTGTTCGTGACGGTCGATCCGGAGCGCGACACGGCCGACGTCATGGCCGAGTATACCGACCTGTTCGATCCGCGCATTATCGGCGTGACCGGCGCCCCGGATCAGGTCGCTGCCGCCCTCAAGAGCCTGGGCGCCTATTCGCGCAAGGTTCCCCAGGACGACGGGGGCTATACCATGGACCACACGGCGACGATGCTGCTGCTGGACGATGAGGGCCGTCCGCGCTCGACCCTCGATATCCACGAGAAGCCGGAGGTCGCCGCCGGCAAACTCCGCCTCCTGCTTGAGGACTCATGA
- a CDS encoding copper chaperone PCu(A)C, translating to MKSFLSAIAVSVTIITSVAHAAEVTAGDLVVEQAWARATTPSAKTGATYLAVRNTGSEPDSILSMETPVAGHAVAHQTRQEGDVSRMSEAGPLSVPPGGALEMRPGGTHIMLMDLKGGLKVGQQFPLTITFEKAGQVEVPVKVGKPGAMGPE from the coding sequence GTGAAATCATTTCTCTCAGCCATTGCCGTTTCCGTCACCATTATCACCTCGGTGGCGCACGCCGCCGAGGTAACCGCAGGTGATTTGGTTGTCGAGCAGGCTTGGGCGCGCGCCACCACACCGTCCGCCAAAACCGGCGCCACCTATCTGGCGGTCAGGAACACCGGCTCTGAGCCCGACAGTATCCTGTCCATGGAAACGCCAGTTGCGGGCCATGCCGTGGCCCACCAGACAAGACAGGAAGGCGATGTCTCGCGCATGAGTGAGGCTGGTCCGCTCAGCGTCCCGCCTGGTGGGGCGCTGGAGATGAGGCCCGGCGGGACGCACATCATGCTGATGGACCTCAAAGGTGGCCTGAAGGTCGGCCAGCAGTTCCCGCTGACCATCACCTTCGAGAAGGCCGGGCAGGTCGAGGTCCCGGTCAAGGTCGGCAAGCCCGGCGCCATGGGACCGGAGTGA
- the lspA gene encoding signal peptidase II yields the protein MTNSENATSRRTGLWLALAVALLAAAADQASKWVILEHVMDPPRLVEVTPFFNLTLGFNRGVSFGMLSSDEALGRWLLVGLTLGIVAALIVWARRADGRIEAAAIGGVIGGAIGNVIDRVRQGAVTDFLDFHALGWHWPAFNLADAAIFCGVAAMLLHSWAADRAADKKVNALPLNGAIEDKRNEA from the coding sequence ATGACGAACTCTGAAAACGCCACAAGCCGGAGAACTGGTCTCTGGCTGGCGCTGGCGGTTGCCCTCCTTGCGGCGGCCGCCGATCAGGCATCCAAGTGGGTGATCCTTGAGCATGTCATGGATCCTCCGCGTCTCGTCGAGGTGACCCCGTTCTTCAACCTGACACTTGGCTTCAACCGCGGGGTCAGCTTCGGGATGCTCAGCAGCGACGAGGCGCTCGGCCGCTGGCTGCTGGTCGGCCTCACCCTGGGCATAGTGGCCGCTCTCATCGTGTGGGCCCGGCGTGCCGACGGCCGGATCGAGGCCGCGGCCATCGGCGGCGTCATTGGCGGCGCCATCGGCAACGTGATCGACCGGGTGCGTCAGGGAGCGGTGACCGATTTTCTGGATTTCCATGCGCTCGGCTGGCACTGGCCCGCCTTCAACCTAGCCGACGCAGCCATCTTCTGCGGCGTCGCGGCAATGCTGCTGCATTCGTGGGCTGCCGATCGTGCCGCCGACAAGAAGGTCAACGCGCTGCCGCTAAATGGGGCCATAGAGGATAAAAGGAACGAAGCATGA
- a CDS encoding heavy metal translocating P-type ATPase, with product MLDEAHIGQLAAEGKSTLRYKVAHMDCPSCATKIETAVGRLPGVEDVSLSYHSQVLRLKLDEAATPREQLEGTIRGLGFGVEDMDRIPVLVEGETDVAAPAKQPWWMTPKARLTGLIGLFVAVGFLVSWFAPALEDYALVPAALVGLAVFGRRALALARVGSPFSIEMLMSIATAGALIIGETAEASIVVLLFAVGELLEGVAAGSARSGIEALAALVPRTALVIDGEIAREVPASRLEIGQVVLVRPGDRVPADGKVVDGESDVDESPVTGESVPVPKQVGSAVIAGGINATGALQVRVMRAAADNTIARIIHLVEEAQASKSPTARFIERFSARYTPFVILVAVLTVLVPPLAFGADWHTWIYRGLALLLIGCPCALVLSTPAAITSGIAAGARRGLLIKGGGALETIGRVRAIAFDKTGTLTQGRPQVTDLVSLTGNERSLLGMAAAVENGSSHPIARAILDRAAGDGIPLRPARGQKALPGRAAQAVVGGKLVEVGSPRHALERCGPESIPADRIAALEDEGKTVVVVLADAQPVGLIALRDEPRPDALRGIAALRELGVRSVMLTGDNGRTGQAIGRKLGIEVKADLLPENKLSEIAALKVGAPVAMVGDGINDGPALAAADVGIAMGGGTDVALETADAALLGNRVEGVADLIALSRATMTNIHQNVAVALGLKAVFLVTTLLGVTDLWLAILADTGATVLVTLNALRLLRRAK from the coding sequence ATGCTGGACGAGGCACACATCGGGCAATTAGCGGCCGAGGGCAAAAGCACTCTCCGCTACAAGGTTGCGCACATGGACTGCCCGAGCTGCGCGACCAAAATCGAGACGGCCGTCGGCCGCCTCCCGGGCGTCGAAGACGTCAGCCTGAGCTATCACTCCCAGGTCTTGAGGTTGAAGCTTGACGAGGCCGCGACCCCCCGTGAGCAGCTGGAGGGCACGATCCGGGGTCTCGGGTTCGGCGTCGAAGACATGGACCGCATCCCGGTGTTGGTCGAAGGCGAGACAGACGTCGCCGCTCCCGCGAAGCAGCCGTGGTGGATGACGCCCAAGGCCCGTCTGACCGGCTTGATCGGGCTTTTCGTCGCCGTAGGCTTTCTGGTTTCTTGGTTCGCCCCTGCCCTGGAGGACTACGCTCTCGTCCCCGCCGCTCTTGTGGGCTTGGCCGTGTTCGGACGCCGAGCACTGGCCCTGGCCCGCGTCGGCTCGCCTTTCAGCATCGAGATGCTGATGTCGATCGCCACCGCGGGAGCACTCATTATCGGCGAGACGGCCGAGGCATCGATCGTCGTCCTGCTGTTCGCCGTCGGCGAGCTCCTGGAGGGTGTTGCGGCGGGCTCGGCCCGGTCCGGCATCGAGGCGCTGGCGGCACTCGTGCCACGAACCGCTCTCGTGATCGACGGGGAGATCGCCCGCGAGGTTCCGGCGTCGCGCCTGGAGATCGGCCAAGTGGTGCTCGTCCGGCCCGGTGATCGCGTCCCGGCCGACGGCAAGGTCGTCGATGGCGAGTCCGACGTGGACGAGTCCCCGGTGACAGGGGAGTCGGTTCCCGTTCCCAAGCAGGTCGGCTCAGCGGTCATCGCGGGCGGCATCAACGCAACCGGCGCACTGCAGGTCCGGGTGATGCGGGCGGCAGCTGACAACACCATCGCCCGCATCATCCACCTCGTCGAGGAAGCGCAGGCGTCCAAGTCGCCGACGGCGCGTTTCATCGAGCGGTTCAGCGCGCGGTACACGCCCTTCGTCATCCTGGTCGCGGTCCTGACCGTGCTGGTCCCGCCGCTCGCCTTCGGGGCGGACTGGCACACCTGGATCTATCGCGGCCTGGCGCTGCTGCTGATCGGCTGTCCGTGCGCCCTGGTCCTCTCCACGCCGGCGGCCATCACCTCCGGCATCGCCGCCGGCGCGCGGCGCGGCCTGCTCATCAAGGGCGGTGGTGCCCTGGAGACGATCGGCCGGGTCCGCGCCATCGCTTTCGACAAGACCGGAACGCTGACACAGGGACGGCCGCAGGTGACCGACCTGGTGTCGCTGACGGGGAACGAACGCTCCCTGCTCGGGATGGCGGCCGCCGTGGAGAACGGCTCCAGCCACCCGATCGCGCGGGCCATCCTGGACCGGGCAGCGGGCGACGGCATACCGCTCCGACCGGCACGCGGGCAGAAGGCTCTTCCAGGAAGAGCGGCGCAGGCCGTGGTCGGCGGGAAACTCGTCGAGGTCGGCTCGCCGCGCCACGCGCTGGAACGCTGCGGCCCGGAGAGCATCCCTGCCGACCGCATCGCCGCCCTGGAGGACGAGGGCAAGACCGTCGTCGTGGTCCTGGCCGACGCACAGCCGGTGGGCCTGATCGCACTGCGCGACGAACCGCGGCCTGACGCTTTGCGGGGCATTGCGGCACTCCGGGAGCTCGGCGTCCGCAGCGTCATGCTGACCGGCGACAATGGCCGAACCGGGCAGGCCATCGGACGGAAGCTCGGCATCGAGGTCAAGGCGGACCTTCTGCCCGAGAACAAGCTGAGCGAGATCGCGGCCCTGAAGGTCGGGGCACCGGTCGCCATGGTGGGCGACGGCATCAACGACGGCCCGGCGCTGGCGGCGGCCGATGTCGGCATCGCCATGGGTGGCGGGACCGACGTCGCTCTGGAGACCGCGGACGCCGCCCTGCTGGGCAACCGGGTCGAGGGTGTTGCCGACCTCATCGCGCTGTCCCGCGCGACGATGACGAACATCCACCAGAACGTGGCGGTCGCCCTCGGCCTCAAGGCCGTGTTCCTCGTCACCACCCTGCTCGGTGTCACTGACCTCTGGCTCGCCATCCTGGCCGACACCGGGGCCACCGTGTTGGTCACCCTCAACGCCCTGCGGCTGCTCCGCCGGGCGAAGTGA